In Oscillospiraceae bacterium, the DNA window CGCCCGGTGGGCAGGACCTCCATCGGTTACTACGGACCGTACTTTTTGAGCGAGAACGATTTCCAATTTTTGTCAGCTTTGAATGAGATTCTCGTCTCCGTCGGGCTTTTTGCCATGGCCGTGGCGTTTGTCATCGGCGGTCTTCTGGCCCGGCGCCTCGCGCGGCCCATCACCAAGACAGTCGATATCACCAAACAAATTGCCGAGGGCAACTACGCCATCCGCTTCGAGGAGCGGACCAAGACCCGGGAGCTGAGCGAACTGGTCGCCACCGTGAATCATCTCTCCGTCGCACTGCGGCGGCAGGAGACGCTGCGCAAACGGCTCACCGCCGATGTGGCCCACGAACTGCGCACGCCGCTCGCGGCGGTCGGCGCGCACCTGGAGGCCATGCTCGAAGGCGTGTGGGAACCCACCGCGGCGCGTTTGAGAAGCTGCCATGAAGAGATCCGCCGCCTCGGCACCCTGGTGCAGGACCTTGAGTGTCTGGCGCAGGTCGACAGCGACAACACGCATCTCGACCTTGCGCCGGTGAACTTGCTGGAGGCCGCTCGCTCGGCAAGCGAGAGCTTCTCGGCCGCGCTGCGGAACAAACAGCTGACGCTCACGGTGGAGGGCCCGGCCGTCGCCGTCCTCGCCGACCGCGACCGGCTCAGCCAGGTAACGACGAATCTGCTCTCAAACGCAGTAAAGTACACGCCCGAGCAGGGGCGCATCCGTCTCACGACGGCGGACCTCGGCACACAGGGCGCTCTCTCGGTGGAGGACACCGGCCCCGGCATCCCGGAGACCTCTCTCCCGCTGCTCTTCGAGCGGTTTTACCGGGCGGACCAATCCCGCGCGCGGGAGACGGGCGGTGCAGGCATCGGACTCGCGATCGTGAAGTCCATCGTAGAGGCTCATCAAGGGACTGTGACGGTGGAGAGCCGCCCCGGCGAGGGCAGTCGTTTCACTGTCACTCTGCCCAAGCCGGCGCTGTGAGGCAGTCCCACGTCTTGTCTTTGGCCGTGGGATATGATATGCTTTCGTCAGCGGGCAAAACAAACCAGGGGGACAAAAAAATGAGATATTTCAACATCGCCGGCCCCTGCAACCGGGAAAAACATTATATGATAGAGGCGTCTTCCCGTCTTCACGGCGTGGATCGACTGATTGACATGGAGCAGTATTTTGTCATCCACGCGGCGCGCCAGAGCGGGAAAACGACTTATCTCAGAGATCTGGAGCAGCGGCTCAGCACAAGCGGACGCTGTTACGCACTGTACTGCTCGTTGGAGACGGCGCAGGGCGTCACCGATCCGGGTCATGGGATACCGGTCGTTTTTGACTGCATAACGCTTGCCCTGCAACGCTCCACCATTCCCTTCGTATATGACGAGCGATATGAAAAAGAAAAGGCAACCCGGCCGTTGGTCGCGCTCAACATCTTTCTGACGGACTTGTGCAAAAGCCTGGACAAACCATTGGTGATTTTATTTGATGAGGTCGACTGCCTGAGCGGAGATGCGTTGATCTCGTTTCTGCGCCAATTGCGCATGGGCTATAACGAGCGTAGCACCAGCCCCTTTGTACGCTCGATAGCCCTTGTCGGGATGCGCAGCATCCGCGACTACAAAGCGAACATACGCCCGGAGAGTGAATCCCTTGGTTCCGCGAGCCCGTTTAATATTGTGACAGAGTCGCTGACATTGGAAAATTTTACTGAGCTCGAAATCAGCAGTCTCTATCGGCAGCACACCGATGAAACAGGGCAAATATTTGAAGAATCATCCGTTGCACTGATTTACCAACAGACCCGAGGACAGCCATGGCTCGTCAACGCCATTGCTCGTGAAGTGATTGTTGAAACGCTACAATCTGACTACACAAAACCGGTCACCGTCGATCTTGTCGAGGCCGCCATTCAGACAATCATCCTGCGCCGGGATACGCACATTGACAGCCTATTGGAGCGGCTAAAAGAGGCGCGTGTACGGAAGGTGATAGAACCGATCATCATGGGCGAGGACGTCTTAGATCGTCTTTCAGATGATTTTCAATATGTTCAGGACCTGGGACTCATCAGCGACGCAGGCGGGCGATTGGCGCCGGCCAACCCCATATACGCCGAGGTCATCGCCCGCACACTGACATACACCGCACAGCGGATTTTGACGGAAAACAACGACATATATCAAATGCCCTGCTATATACGTGACGGACGCATAGATATGGACGTTCTGATGCGCGACTTTCAGCGGTTTTGGCGAGAAAACAGCGACATTTGGACAAAACGGTTCGACTACGACGAGGCGGCGCCGCACTTGATCTTGATGGCGTTTTTACAGCGCGTGATCAACGGCGGCGGACAGATCATCCGCGAAATGGCGGCGGGCCGCGGACGCCTGGATTTGTGCGTCGTCTATGAGGGGGCAAAATATCCGCTGGAGCTCAAGCTGTGGCGCGGGGAAAAGAGCAGAACGCAGGGCATCGAACAGACGCTGCGATACATGGACACCTGCGGCACCACAGAGGGCTGGCTCGCCATTTTCAACCGCAGCGCGAGCGCGGCATGGGACGACAAAATTTATACAGAGAAAGAGATCGTCGACGGGAAAACGGTCACCATTGTGGGACTATAGCGGTTCCGGCGGCAGAAAAAAGCGGCGCACCAGCCCTGCAGCCGGTTTGACCCAGAAGGGCTCCAGCGCCCGGGCGACCCGGGCAAGTTGGGCCGCAATGGGGATGTTTTGCGGGCAGTGCGCCTCGCAGCGCCCGCAGCGCCGGCACAGAGACGCGTAACTCGGCGTCTTGGGGAGAACGCCGGCCGCGATGAGGTAGCGCGGAATCGCGCGGCTACGCCCCACGAAGGCGCTGTCGTTGTACCAGGCGAAACAGTGCGGGATATCCACGCCGGCGGGGCAGGGCATGCAGTAGCCGCAGCCGGTACAGAGCACCCGGAGACCCTCGTGCAAAACTGCCGCCGCCGACCGGCAGGCCGCGCGCTCCGGCTCGCTCATCCCGTGCGGACGCGCATCGGAGGCAACTTTGATGTTCTCCGCCGCCTGATCCCCGGTGCTCATGCCGGAGAGGACCGTCAGCACCTCGGGGTGGTCCCAAACCCAGCGCAGGCCCCACTCGGCGTCCGAACGCGTAGGTTCGAGCGCACGAAAAGCGCACGTCGCCGCCTTGGGCAGGCCGCCGGCCAGCCGGCCGCCGCGCAGTGGCTCCATCACAATGACCGGAAGCCCCCGCTCGTGGGCGTAGGTGAGCCCCGCCGTCCCGGCCTGATGGTGTTCGTCCAGATAGTTGTACTGAATCATGCAGAAATCCCAAGGGTACGCATCGACGAGCGCGCGAAACGACGGCAGCGCGCCGTGGAAGGAAAAACCGATGTTTCGAATGCGCCCGCACCGTTTCCCGGCCTCGATCCACGCCTCCAAACCGAGCGCCCGGAGCCGCTCGAAGGCGCCGATGTCGGTCAGCATATGCATCAAATAATAGTC includes these proteins:
- a CDS encoding HAMP domain-containing protein; translation: MGRSLQARLSLTIALAVLLTVALISLLANLLISRRFENYIMRQQSVRTADIVENILHQFNGLTWDTEALHAAGMYALYDGYIVKVYDKEDRLVWDAENHDMTLCHQVMDEISQRMEKRRPSGGQFVTRDYPLLHDGRPVGRTSIGYYGPYFLSENDFQFLSALNEILVSVGLFAMAVAFVIGGLLARRLARPITKTVDITKQIAEGNYAIRFEERTKTRELSELVATVNHLSVALRRQETLRKRLTADVAHELRTPLAAVGAHLEAMLEGVWEPTAARLRSCHEEIRRLGTLVQDLECLAQVDSDNTHLDLAPVNLLEAARSASESFSAALRNKQLTLTVEGPAVAVLADRDRLSQVTTNLLSNAVKYTPEQGRIRLTTADLGTQGALSVEDTGPGIPETSLPLLFERFYRADQSRARETGGAGIGLAIVKSIVEAHQGTVTVESRPGEGSRFTVTLPKPAL
- a CDS encoding AAA-like domain-containing protein, giving the protein MRYFNIAGPCNREKHYMIEASSRLHGVDRLIDMEQYFVIHAARQSGKTTYLRDLEQRLSTSGRCYALYCSLETAQGVTDPGHGIPVVFDCITLALQRSTIPFVYDERYEKEKATRPLVALNIFLTDLCKSLDKPLVILFDEVDCLSGDALISFLRQLRMGYNERSTSPFVRSIALVGMRSIRDYKANIRPESESLGSASPFNIVTESLTLENFTELEISSLYRQHTDETGQIFEESSVALIYQQTRGQPWLVNAIAREVIVETLQSDYTKPVTVDLVEAAIQTIILRRDTHIDSLLERLKEARVRKVIEPIIMGEDVLDRLSDDFQYVQDLGLISDAGGRLAPANPIYAEVIARTLTYTAQRILTENNDIYQMPCYIRDGRIDMDVLMRDFQRFWRENSDIWTKRFDYDEAAPHLILMAFLQRVINGGGQIIREMAAGRGRLDLCVVYEGAKYPLELKLWRGEKSRTQGIEQTLRYMDTCGTTEGWLAIFNRSASAAWDDKIYTEKEIVDGKTVTIVGL
- a CDS encoding aldo/keto reductase, whose product is MRYRENPKNGDQISQLGFGCLRLPHKGRSIDLPRTAEMVHAAIEGGVNYFDTAYIYQGSEAALGEILSGGARARVKLATKLPTFLTRSPSDFDRFFDAQCARLRTDYIDYYLMHMLTDIGAFERLRALGLEAWIEAGKRCGRIRNIGFSFHGALPSFRALVDAYPWDFCMIQYNYLDEHHQAGTAGLTYAHERGLPVIVMEPLRGGRLAGGLPKAATCAFRALEPTRSDAEWGLRWVWDHPEVLTVLSGMSTGDQAAENIKVASDARPHGMSEPERAACRSAAAVLHEGLRVLCTGCGYCMPCPAGVDIPHCFAWYNDSAFVGRSRAIPRYLIAAGVLPKTPSYASLCRRCGRCEAHCPQNIPIAAQLARVARALEPFWVKPAAGLVRRFFLPPEPL